Genomic DNA from Filimonas effusa:
CCGTGATATGGATAAGCTGATTGCCATTATTCAGCGTAAGAGGAGCTATGATGTGCGGCGCAGTTATTTTCCACTGGGGCAACGCAATGAAACTTACTGGGGGAGAGAGTTTATTGATTTCTATAAATGGCTTAACCCATGAGCATATGGGAGTAATTTATGGCCTAAACATCAGATAACGATATGAAAAGACTTGTTTGCCTGCTGCTGGTTACAGCGGTATTGGGTACAGTTAGCGCCCAGGATATAGATACTGTTTTCGCGCGAAAAATGGTGGATACTTTAACCAGCCGTTGTTTTGAAGGGCGTGGTTATACCCATGACGGAATGAATAAGGCAGCATGTTTTATCCAGGACCGTTTTAAGGAAATGGGGTTGCAGCCTTTGGCCGGTAAACAATACCAGCAGTCATTCAGTTATCCCGTGAATACTTTTCCCGGCAGGGCAAGTTTGTTTATAAACGGCGTTCAGCTGGTGGCGGGGCGTGACTTTATACCTTCGCCGGAGAGTGCAGGCGTAAAGGGGGCGGGTAAATTAGTTCAGAAAGATGCTACTCATTTTATAGATCTGCAAAATCGTATCGTTGTTGATGTGCAGAAGAAGCTGACCTGGTCTGTGGCGCCGCAGGCAGCTGATTATACCGTGATACAGGTTGACAGTGTCAGTTTCTCCAAAGTTGGTAAGCCTGAGACCATTGAAATAGATCTTGAGAATAAGCTGGTATCCAGGTTCAAGGCGGCTAATGTATGCGCTATGGTAAAGGGAAGTGTGTATCCCGATTCGGTTATATTACTTACGGCGCATTATGATCATTTAGGTGGATTGGGGACGGAGGCTTATTTTCCCGGCGCCAATGATAATGCAAGCGGTGTAGCGCTGCTGTTATCTCTTGCGCAGTATTACAGTAAACATCCGCAGCCTTATTCGATAGGATTTATTTGTTTTGCCGGTGAGGAAGCGGGATTGTTGGGGTCCAATTATTATACGCAGCACCCTTTACTGCCGTTAAAGCAGATCCGTTTCCTGTTAAATATGGATATGGTTGGAACTGGTGAAGATGGGATAACCGTTGTGAATGCTACTGAGTTCCCGGATGCTTTTGCCAGCTTACAGCAACTGAATAAGGACAAAAAATACCTGGCTGATGTTAAATCCAGAGGAAAAGCAGCCAATAGTGATCATTATCCTTTCAGTGAAAAGGGCGTGCCTGCGTTTTTTATGTACACGTTAGGCGGGATAAGGGCTTATCATGATGTGTTTGACGTAGCTTCTACGTTACCTATGCAGGAGTTTTCAGATCTGGGCGGGCTTATAAAAGACTTTTTTGCTTACCTGCAGAGCGGTGCAGCAGCTAATTAGTTGACCGGGTAGTGTTGAGAGCTGGGGATTGCGTTTTGCCTGAAGATGGTGCGGTTGCCGATTATTGGCCGTAGTGCTTTTACAGGTACGCCGGGATGTTCTGTTTGTTAACGAGAGGCAGGCGTTTGCCGGTATTGCTATTGTTTATCCTGATTTATCAGGTAGGTAACACCTTCCAGTGCCAGTTGGGTTTGGGGGAAGAGGTCGGTTGTTTCTGTGAGGAATTCGCCGAGGTCTTCGTACTTACTGCTGAAATGGCCTATGAGTAATTGGCGTGCTTCGGCCTGCAGGGCTATTTGTGCGGCCTGGTGGGTGGTAGAATGGTAACGTAATGCGGCGCGCTCGTGTAATGTTTTGAGATACGTTGTTTCGTGGTAAAGCATGCTTACGTGTTTTACCTTTTCTGCAATAGCGGGATTAAAAATGGTATCGGCGCAATAGGCATAACTTCTTCCGGGGATATTAGGGATGGTAACCCATTCGTTCTTAACTATTTCGCCGGTACGGCTTTCGTAGTCGTCGCCATTTTTAAGGCGTTCGTAATAAACGGAGGGTACCTGGCAGGCTACTGCTTTTTCCCTGTCTATTTTCCTTGGTTTTTTCTTTTCCCTGATGATGAAGCCCCAGCAGTCGATCCGGTGATATACGCGGAAACATTCTACAGAGAACTTTTCATTACTTACGAGAGTAGCATCATTGCCGAGGGGGTGAAAGTGCAGTTTGAAGGGCAGTTTTGTGTCGGCCACGTCGAGTTGTAGCTGCAGGATCTGCTGAAGCGGGGCTGGTGCATATAAGTGCAGGTCATTTTCGCGGCCCATCAATCCCATGGAGGTAACCAATCCGGGTAGTCCGAAGTAGTGATCGCCGTGGAGGTGAGAGATGAAGATATGGTTGATGCGGCTGCGTCGTATTTTATACCTGCTGAGCTGCATTTGGGTGCCTTCGCCGCAGTCGATGAGGAATAATTGTTCATTCAATGTAACAATCTGGGCTGTGGGGTGCCTGTCGTAAGCCGGAATGGCGGAATTATTGCCCAAAATAGTTACACCGAACATTGAACTATTAATTAATAAACTGATTTTTAATAATGAACAATATTAAATGAAAAAACAATGCCGACAATTGATTGGGGTGGTTTTGTCCACACTGCATACGAAACTTACACTAATCCCGTTATATTTGCCTGTTAACGTTATACATGGCCAATAGACTGAAAAAGAAAACGCCACCACCGCCTGACCCGGAGCAATTGCAGCCGGAGAAAGAAGCGGAGGTGACTGTAAAAGAAATTGTGAAAGATGAACGTACGTCTAAAATAGCTGGTGCCATTAACCTGCTGTTAGCTGTATTTCTGTTCATTGCTTTTACCTCTTATCTCTTTACCTGGCAGGAGGACCAGGATAAGGTCCAGCAGTTTGGTGTAAAAATATTCAGCACTTCAGATCTTAAGGTAAGCAACCTTTTGGGGGTGCTGGGGGCTTATACTGCCCATCTTTTCATTTACAAGGGTTTTGGGCTTGCGGCCTTTTTATTCTGCACTTTTTTCTTTGTTCTTGGTGTAAACCTGCTTTTCGGGAAGAAGGTGTTTAGTCTGGCCCGTAATGTAAAATACATGCTTACGGGTTTACTGGTGGTGAGTGTGACATTTGCGTTTTTCACCAGTGGCAACGAGTTTTCCTGGGGCGGCGCTGTAGGTGAGCTGGTTGAATCGTGGATTGTGAAATGGATAGGTAAACTTGGTACAGGGATACTTTTAGCGACAACTGCTTTTGCTTATGTGATATGGCGATTTAATCCCACATTCCGTTTACCGGAGCGGAAGCCCAAGCCTGTGGCGGCGGCGGTGCCGGCGAGCGCCGTGCCTTTGGGGGGTGCTCCTGAAGCGACCGAGGAGGAGCCTGCGGGTGAATTGGGCTATAGAGAAGTGCAGGAGCCTGAGGAGGTTCCTACTCCGAACAAACTGAAGAAAAACGGTAAGAGCGGGGTAGTAGTGATCATGCCGCAGCAGTCTGCAGAAGCAGCTGATCCGATGACTGCGTTGGGAGTGGTGGAGAAGGATATAGCGGAAGCGGCAGAGGAAGAGGGCATGAAGCTATTCATCAATAACGGTGTTTCTGCTGAAGAAGCTGCTGGTGGAACGGAAGAGGAAGATATAGAACTGGAACTGGATGAGCCTGTTGAGGAGGCGTGGGCAGAGGAGGAGGAGGGTGTTTTGGATGAGGAGGAAGCGCCTTTCGAGGAAGAAGCAATTGAAGAAGAAGAAATTGAGGTGGTGTTGCCTGACAGAACGTCATTGAATACGAAGCGGGCGGGTAACCTGGATATGGAGCTTGAAATTAATGAAGGTGCTGAGGAAGAAGAGGAGGAGATGCCTATCCGCCATTCGGTTGCGGAGGTTTACGAGCCTACACTGGATCTGAGAGATTATAAATATCCTTCGCTGGATTTGCTGGAAGCGCATGGTACGGATAAGATCGTTCATGATCCATCGGAACTGGAGGCCAATAAGAACCAGATCATATCGACGCTGAAGAACTATGATATTTCTATACAGCGGATCAGCGCTACTATCGGGCCCACGGTTACTTTGTATGAGATAGTACCAGCTCCGGGTGTGCGGATCAGCAGGATCAAGAACCTGGAGGATGATATAGCGTTGAGCCTTGCTGCGCTGGGGATTCGTATCATAGCTCCCATACCGGGTAAGGGTACTATTGGTATAGAGGTGCCGAACGTGCGTAAGAGCATTGTAAGCATGCGTACGTTATTGTCATCGGACAAGTTTCAGAATACGCAGTTCTCTTTGCCGGTAGCGATAGGTAAGAAAATTGATAACGAGAACTTTATTGTTGACCTGGCATCTATGCCTCACCTGCTGATGGCGGGTGCTACTGGTCAGGGTAAATCTGTTGGTATCAATACGCTACTGGTATCATTGCTATATAAGAAACATCCTTCGCAGCTGAAGTTTGTGCTTGTTGATCCTAAGAAGGTGGAGTTAAGTCTTTACAGGGTTATCGAGAAACACTTTCTGGCGAAGTTACCTGGTGAAGAGGAATCTATTATTACGGATACCAAGAAAGTTGTTTATACGCTCAATGCGCTTTGTATTGAAATGGAC
This window encodes:
- a CDS encoding M28 family metallopeptidase, with protein sequence MKRLVCLLLVTAVLGTVSAQDIDTVFARKMVDTLTSRCFEGRGYTHDGMNKAACFIQDRFKEMGLQPLAGKQYQQSFSYPVNTFPGRASLFINGVQLVAGRDFIPSPESAGVKGAGKLVQKDATHFIDLQNRIVVDVQKKLTWSVAPQAADYTVIQVDSVSFSKVGKPETIEIDLENKLVSRFKAANVCAMVKGSVYPDSVILLTAHYDHLGGLGTEAYFPGANDNASGVALLLSLAQYYSKHPQPYSIGFICFAGEEAGLLGSNYYTQHPLLPLKQIRFLLNMDMVGTGEDGITVVNATEFPDAFASLQQLNKDKKYLADVKSRGKAANSDHYPFSEKGVPAFFMYTLGGIRAYHDVFDVASTLPMQEFSDLGGLIKDFFAYLQSGAAAN
- a CDS encoding ribonuclease Z — protein: MFGVTILGNNSAIPAYDRHPTAQIVTLNEQLFLIDCGEGTQMQLSRYKIRRSRINHIFISHLHGDHYFGLPGLVTSMGLMGRENDLHLYAPAPLQQILQLQLDVADTKLPFKLHFHPLGNDATLVSNEKFSVECFRVYHRIDCWGFIIREKKKPRKIDREKAVACQVPSVYYERLKNGDDYESRTGEIVKNEWVTIPNIPGRSYAYCADTIFNPAIAEKVKHVSMLYHETTYLKTLHERAALRYHSTTHQAAQIALQAEARQLLIGHFSSKYEDLGEFLTETTDLFPQTQLALEGVTYLINQDKQ
- a CDS encoding FtsK/SpoIIIE family DNA translocase encodes the protein MANRLKKKTPPPPDPEQLQPEKEAEVTVKEIVKDERTSKIAGAINLLLAVFLFIAFTSYLFTWQEDQDKVQQFGVKIFSTSDLKVSNLLGVLGAYTAHLFIYKGFGLAAFLFCTFFFVLGVNLLFGKKVFSLARNVKYMLTGLLVVSVTFAFFTSGNEFSWGGAVGELVESWIVKWIGKLGTGILLATTAFAYVIWRFNPTFRLPERKPKPVAAAVPASAVPLGGAPEATEEEPAGELGYREVQEPEEVPTPNKLKKNGKSGVVVIMPQQSAEAADPMTALGVVEKDIAEAAEEEGMKLFINNGVSAEEAAGGTEEEDIELELDEPVEEAWAEEEEGVLDEEEAPFEEEAIEEEEIEVVLPDRTSLNTKRAGNLDMELEINEGAEEEEEEMPIRHSVAEVYEPTLDLRDYKYPSLDLLEAHGTDKIVHDPSELEANKNQIISTLKNYDISIQRISATIGPTVTLYEIVPAPGVRISRIKNLEDDIALSLAALGIRIIAPIPGKGTIGIEVPNVRKSIVSMRTLLSSDKFQNTQFSLPVAIGKKIDNENFIVDLASMPHLLMAGATGQGKSVGINTLLVSLLYKKHPSQLKFVLVDPKKVELSLYRVIEKHFLAKLPGEEESIITDTKKVVYTLNALCIEMDNRYDLLKEAGCRNIKEYNEKFVKRRLNPQKGHQYLPFIVLVVDEFADLIMTAGKEVEMPIARLAQLARAIGIHLIIATQRPSVNIITGTIKANFPARMAFKVSSKIDSRTILDAGGAEQLIGKGDMLVSYNGEITRLQCAFVDTPEVERVCEFIGDQRGYPQAFLLPEYVDEKDTDGKDFDLSNRDPLFEDAARLVVQNQMGSTSLIQRRMKLGYNRAGRLMDQLEAAGIVGPNLGSKAREVNVKTDSDLEEILAML